The proteins below are encoded in one region of Triticum aestivum cultivar Chinese Spring chromosome 1B, IWGSC CS RefSeq v2.1, whole genome shotgun sequence:
- the LOC123090256 gene encoding GDSL esterase/lipase At5g03610-like → MKATAFLPSVCGLALVLLPVNAAGVESRGPLGGYHWYTMFMFGDSFADTGNLPRTSCRSSLSRQWHYPYGTFNGSRSGNPLGRFSNYLVQPDIIARMLGRLVGPPAYKRMVKHYCDPSGMSFAVGGSGVYEVPENLTTLSQQIDNFERLIKDRTISKWHLADSVALVAISGNDYSHINSSDVGNMIALIKKVTTEITANVQRLQKLGVKKILVNQLHPVGCTPWLTRPTNYTVCDSRANMGVDLHNGHLSINLRKSKNVHILDLATAFSNIVNPAPGKGSRLAKRFEHKLTPCCESFDPEGYCGQLSKNSERLYIVCKNPDQYFYWDSVHPTQAGWEAVMKQLQKPMLKFLTKEH, encoded by the exons ATGAAGGCTACGGCGTTTCTTCCCAGCGTCTGCGGCCTCGCTCTCGTCCTCCTCCCCGTCAATG CCGCTGGTGTGGAGTCTCGAGGACCTCTGGGCGGCTACCACTGGTACACCATGTTCATGTTCGGCGATTCGTTCGCGGACACCGGCAACCTCCCGAGAACGAGCTGCAGGAGCTCCTTGTCGCGTCAATGGCACTATCCCTACGGCACCTTTAATGGAAGTCGAAGTGGCAATCCGCTCGGCCGCTTCTCCAATTACTTGGTTCAGCCCGATATCATCG CGAGGATGTTAGGGCGCCTCGTAGGCCCTCCGGCGTACAAGCGCATGGTTAAGCACTACTGCGACCCGTCCGGCATGAGCTTCGCCGTCGGCGGCTCAGGCGTGTACGAGGTCCCGGAGAACCTGACGACCCTCTCGCAGCAAATCGACAACTTCGAGAGGCTAATCAAGGATCGAACCATCTCCAAATGGCACCTCGCCGACTCCGTGGCGCTCGTCGCCATCTCCGGCAACGACTACTCGCACATCAACTCCAGCGACGTCGGCAAC ATGATCGCTCTCATCAAGAAAGTGACGACCGAGATCACGGCGAATGTGCAGCGGCTGCAGAAGCTGGGCGTGAAGAAGATCCTGGTGAACCAGCTGCACCCCGTCGGCTGCACGCCGTGGCTCACCAGGCCGACCAACTACACCGTCTGCGACTCGCGGGCCAACATGGGCGTGGACCTCCACAACGGCCACCTCAGCATAAATTTGCGCAAGTCCAAGAACGTCCATATCCTCGACCTCGCCACCGCCTTCTCCAACATCGTCAATCCAGCCCCAg GTAAAGGCTCGAGGCTGGCCAAGAGGTTCGAGCACAAGCTGACGCCGTGCTGCGAGAGCTTTGATCCCGAGGGGTACTGCGGGCAGCTGAGTAAGAACTCGGAGAGGCTTTACATCGTGTGCAAGAACCCTGACCAGTATTTCTACTGGGACAGCGTGCACCCCACGCAGGCCGGCTGGGAGGCCGTTATGAAGCAGCTGCAAAAGCCTATGCTCAAGTTCCTAACAAAGGAACATTAA